The genomic segment ttgttaaaaaaaaaacaaaatttcagtcacttAGATTTAGTCCTTCGagagttagcatgctttctacagacaCACCGACGGAGattgctatatcgacttaaaaggtcttgacgatcaagaatataaatacttaatggggtcttagacgaatatttagaagtgttacaaacggaatggcgaaattagtatactccaacctatggtggagggtataaaaagtactctCAAAAAACACCATTTATTGGCGTTTAACAAAGCTGAAAAACAGGTATAGGGAGGAAGCGGGCACCATATTTATTACAGGCTTAGagaactttaaattttcttttgaatttaTAGGAGTTGCCCATAAGAGTTGTTATTTTACacccttattcacaaaacttaaaacagcCTTATAGTAggtttaagttttgtgaatatgggcattagtattcaaagaaaaatgtaattttgttaataaatAATCGGATATTTATATCATAATAAAGAGGAAGGCATGCCGTTAATGACAAATAACATCATCCAACGTTTCCGCTGCGATCAGTTTTATGTACCGAAACGATCTAGCCTTCTCAGAGGCTGGTCAAGGATCGCTACCCCCCTTCCACACACGATTGTGGCTACGACAAAAACATCAGCCCAATGGCAACTACGACCACaccaaattatccaaaataacACCTCTTGTTGGAAAACcctataatataataataaatttctGGTTGTATGGTGAAACAACTAATATTAAAGCAATTGCAATTTCCGAAATGTAATGGAAAGCAACGAGCTTGTTGCTGAACTTGTCAGAAGCGGACAACCAAAGGACCAAATCCATGCCACATGATTTTTAAACTCAATTGTTTTAGGTTAACTCGTGTCTTTTTAACTTCATTATGCAATTGTTTTTATTACTTACGAGGTGTTCGAATTAATTGTCattttaatagtttttgttCCAATTCTTATGGCGATTTTTTCGAGCACTatttgaaacaacaacaaagacaaaGCTAAACAGCCATACTCTCAGCATTATTATTCAAATTATCTTGGCTTCCTTCCATCTTTGTCGGACATACGGAAGTATCGGGCCCAATTTAACATCTCATAGCTTGTTACGCACACCACTTCATCTGCCGGAGGATTTGCCATCTGCGCAGGAGCTAGTTTTTGAATACTTTGCTTTGGTCACTGCGGTAGGTATTCAGAGCTATATTAACACCACAAATGTTGACCAGCAGACGAGACTGGTCAcgcagcaaaaacaaaaaatatcatcaaatcAACAACAAGCGCCAATTTACAGGAAGATTCCTTTATTGAGGTAGTTTTATCTCTCTGGGGAGCTGCAATAGTCTCTTGAAGTTTAGACTTCGTGGGTAGTAAATCGTAGAAATACCACAAATTTCCATAGGTGCTGTTTGAGTTTATTGGGCTATTCTTATGCGTGGTCTACAGACCCTAACAAGCAACTGCTTCCGGAAATTGACTAATTCTGAAGTAGAACCATATTTGCcttgtaaataaataataaaatagttTAATTTCGTACAATAATCAAAAGTTTAGTCGTTTATTGTACATTTTTACGTTGATATTCTTTTATTCTTTCCCAAACTCACAAATGGCAATTTCTGCCCAagccaaaacaaataattaaaaagcgcgcacacacacacgcatacactTAATATGACAGTTTTTTGACAACGATGTCATTTCAGAAATGACATTTAGATGACATTTAGATGAAGAGATGGtcgattgcaccatatgatttgtggttgttgtacaagtgagaccacctttaatttgtTACACCATGTAGGACCCCCATGCCGCTTACGCTGTTACGTCGTAACAACTCTGTGCATGTTGCACAAATGGCAACCCCTGTCGTACTTGATACGCCTATGCATAGGTCGTGCCACCGAAATTCGTCTTTGTGAATGGCCATAAAAAGAAAtgacaaaagaagaagaagatacacACAACAGCCgctaaataaatgaaaataatgtaTTTCTTCAAAGTGGTCGTCACAATTTAAACggcatatgttgttgttgtggcagtgtgttatacactgaggcacATGTTCAGCCTATAAAATGTATGTGTGAAAAGTGTGCGACGTCTTGTAGgttgttgtagtcacacttCCACGTGGAGGGGTCGATCCTCGTCAggctcctgtagatgagcaagctcgttgcgGTCCAAAGGACATCGCCctgggaacaggttggccattggttatttaaaatcgccaataacttgccttgtcatatcaagcatcatagaaACTCAGTAtatatgcaagagccggtgccgtccggtatctcactgagactcttgatcgataccgctgattgtcccaTTCTCCTTGTTtgtgtttctctttctctctcattTTACCTGCACACGTACACACTTTCTTTGGTTGCGTTGAGAAGAGTGATATCTTGATGacgagatggcggattgcacagTATGATTTGTCTCTTTCAGTTCCCTCAGTTTGGCAGATGAGCAGATAGGGTCTACGTCTGAAGCCAGAGAAGATCTCAAGCAAGAGAGAATCGTACAGACCAATCTCTCTTCCTCTCGCCAGTAGCAAAATCACTTGATACACTACCCTTCTTGAGCCGTTTTGAAACTTCCTAGTGCTGGGCATCAGCATGGACTTCTTACATTGCATAGCACGACCTATAATTGATATGATAGTTGAGGTCTCAGCCGGGTCACACTGGGTCATAGTTGATACGGTCCATCCAGGCCTGTTATTTAGGAATACGAATTCGAATCCAGTAGGATACACTTAAGTGTCCTATGAATGATCATGTCTCCTGAACTGTATACTCTATTCCAGATATCCACCTACAACTCTTCAGTCAAATTCTTCACTACATGAAATATGCTTGAATGTGATAGTCGATGATGTAATGAATCtgaatacttggtgtcacaacGACAGGCTTGAAGCGGCAGTGTGGACTCGCTAATTGAGCTACATGTAATGGGATAAGATCGAGACCTGCCGATATTATGGTCAACAAAATGCGATAGGTTGTCTCCTTTGTTCGCAAATGGACTACTACCTCCCTCAGGAAGCAAAGATCCTTCCAGGGCACATAGTTATATGTTATGCAAATAGTATGTACTGGGCTTATATTGCGCCCGTTGCGTATCCACCATCCTTTGAACAGACAACCACTGTCCAGAGGAGTCAGGTTGAATCTTTATGACCAAGAACAACTGTATGTCGGGTTAAGGGTATATGAGAGAGGTAGTAGATTCATATCCATTTtaccaataaatattttatttttaatgaatttaaattAGGAATGTTGTTGTAGTAGAAGTGTGTAGTatactgaggcgacagcccttgtcgttgaaggaattcatcgggtcaatccggtacatacagccggctgccatgggattggttgaATTAGGAATGACAATTATATGCTATGTATGTACGTACGTACAGTACAAAGATCAGCAATTGAGATTAATTTAGGTTTTTTGGTTTTGATTTACACGTAAATAGGTACAACAtttaaacaaatacaaatgaaTGCATTTCCTCAATCATCTCTTGGTTTGGGATAAAATTGAGTTAATGTTTTGGCAACCTGTTTAGCCAATTCCAAGGACGAGGCAGCTAATACACGACGAGACATCATATCGAAATCCCCGCCAGCAGGATCGATTACTACACCACCTGCTTCGCGAACAATTAAATCACCGGCACATACATCCCAGGCATGTATGCCAAATTCATAATTGACATCAGCAGCACCTAAGGCGACCATGGACATATTGAGAGCGGCAGAGCCCAAAACACGAATGCTAAAAAAACAAGAAGGTGAAACAAAACTCTATGAGTTTTAAGACTAGTTAAATACCCATGAGCCTGTGCTgccattttctcaaaattttccttaaccaCCTGCATTTTTTCTGGATCACGAGTAGTACCAAATTCACTGGTTATCAAAGCCTTTGCCAATTCGGTTTGCCCACTTACTTTAATGGCCTTGCCATTATAACATGCTCCTTGACCTCTGCGGGCCGTAAAACGCTGTTGCagcatgggattgtagataaTACCAAGTTCGGTAATTTTGTTGACTACCAAACCTACTGAAATGCAAGAGTGAGGAAAAGCATGAACAAAATTCATTGTACCATCGACAGGATCAATAATCCAGGTGGGAGAATCGGTAAGTTTTTTTGGAGCTCCTTCAGCGCTGCTTTCTTCTTCGCCTATAAATCTGGTAGAGAAAAATAAACTTATAAATTATTTGTTACATATACCCATCTAGAAATTTTGGAACTTTGGTGGGTTTGGGCGGGTTGTCGAGTAGGATTCTGACAAATAAATAGGTTGGCATCGTTGCCAGAGCAATAGAAATTGAGctggatatatttttttgaaggaatcatactttaaacaaaatttctatttatttatgTACCACTGGTAAATTTCTCCGACAATATAAAATTGGCATATTTGAGTTCTATGCTTTACATCCTTATGGTACCATGTTGCCCAtattccataccactcccaCCAAGAAGAGTAGGCAGTGTCTGGGCGTCACCCATGTTTATTTTCATGTAGCGCACTTTTGCATTGCATATGCATATATTTTATTTCCTTAAGTGCCCTGATTGTGTTCACCCACACTCTTGTAATCGTTATCATGCATTTGTGTAGCACTTACTTGTGATCTGGAAATTGTTCTTTGATGCCATTCATTAACAATATCTCCACTTCCTGGTCGGTTTCAGTAACCAAATCAATGTCACCTTGTTTACAAACGAAATCCTGGCGGGTTTCATTGCGACGAGCAATTATCTGTGGAAATCAAACCATAATAATGTCGAAAGTTATTAAATATTGCAATTTAGCACGCATCAAATTGACTCACAGCTCCCGCTTTGTCCACCAAATTCGATATAACTTCAAAGCACTTGTCCAAATCCAAGGTCTCGGCCATTGttgaatttcgaaaagcctCCTAAGCTCTTTAAAGCACGCAGATTAATAAAGAAATTGCTGCTGATAGTAAACACTATAGTTTGTTTACAAAACCTCAATTATTTAACCGAAAATTAAACCGCTTTGCCTTCTTTGGTAATTTAATTAACGaagcaaaaaaaataacaacaaaggcGTTTGTTAACAGCtggtggccgcatcggcgaattgctacaacaaagcatggcataattaccaggtattgTACCGGTAACAGCTGAGTAGAATTTTTTCtctcgaagtgcactatctgtcaacgagctttggttgtgtatgtgtattatagttaagaaccatagcacttgccaacaacgaaaaatggccaATTACTTATTTTGacggatagtgcactcaatattttgttgttgggcaactgccactacctgtaaatgaatatatcttgacaacaaagcatcttttttaggaacttgatatgtcaaaatttgtaaacagggcgaataaaattcgatttaccttgacatttaaaatttgcttcgaccaatcagagcaagaagaaagaagtttataaatttttaagtgTCAAGCAAGAAATCACATAGTTAAATATGTTCCAAATTCAATTAGCTGCAGAGGTTTTACCCACAAATCCAACCAAAGCCATCTTGGCAGgtttaaaaagttttcattAGATTATTGTTGATAGGAGGGATAATtaacgtatggttcaaataggaagattgtgGTAAGAGCTCAACCACCACAAGGTGGGGTTGTGTACACCTTTTTGACTCTTGGATATCTGTGGGATTTTCGGGTCAATTGAAAAGGACGGTTAAAGTTTATTGGCTATGAGGATGACGTTGTCATCATGGTGTGGGCCGTTCAGAGTGTATATAGTATGGGCCATTCGGAGTGCATATAGTAAGCGGCCAAAATGGGCTTAACGTAAACCCCCGTAAGATCAAGTTGGTACTATTCACCAATCCTAGGTAACTTGGTATGTTCAGGGGACCTCTGCTAGATGTGAGGAGCTGCCGCTCTCACTACTGAAAGTTCTGAAAagccattgcaatgtcaggactttgaCCTTGCGCTAGACACATGGCGGACTTAAGCTTGATTTGTGGGGATGAGGAGGAGTCATAGACGGTTGAGCACCTACTAAGGGATTACCCTGAAAATGCGACCGTCAGTGCAGGATTATGGCCACACAAACACCTATTTTCCTATCTAAATTATTTTCATGCAATAGTCTTTTCGCCATTCTTGACTACTAAAGCTTTAAATGGCATATTGGAGGAAACTACTTCAGACCGCCTGGCCGTTTTGTCATGTATGTTGGATCGTAATCATTGTACTGACGTAAATGTTTATCATtgttcttctgcgcttcttGAATTTTTCGGGGGCGACAAAATGGACCTAAGTTTCCTGAGTGAAGCTGATAGCGTATTTATAAGatggccgcatcggcgaattgctacaacaaagcatctttttgggggacttgatatgtcaacatttgtgaacagggcgaagaaaattcaattcgcCGTGACAagaaagaagtttttaaatttttgagtgtcaagcaaaaaaaaaacaaatttaatgttCAAAATTCCAAATAGCTCCAGGCAAAACCAACAAGACGacaggtttaaatagttttcactaGATTGTTGTAGCGGTAAACTAGCTACCAATAATGCATTTAACCTTCCACGGTAGACCAAGTTAGTTATGATTGTATGCTGGCAAGAATGGCCAAGGGGCTTGACGTAAACCCCCGAAAGACAAAGTTGGTGCTATTCGCCAATATAAAGTAATTTGGTGTGTTTAGGGGACCTCTCCTCGATGGGGTGGATCTATCACTCTCACTACTGATTCTAACTAGCAATTGCAAACGCGCCATAGGGGGTTGAAATGGCAGATTAGAAGGAACTTCTGACCCCCATTATTGTCATGCATGTTGCCTCCATATCTTCTTCATTGCACTATCTGACATTGTGCCGCCCTTAATTTAGTCTTTGTTCTTCAGCGATTTTTGGTTTATTGCGGGGGCGACACTGGCCTTTTCTTGGGGACGTTGCGTCCCGGGAAAAAATTGGAGATATATCTCATATCCGAGGAATTGAACACCAAATTACCTCCTGGGAGAAACCTAAGCGGAAAAGTAGTGACATTCAGTCTCACAGGTGCCAACATTGGGGTCACATTTCCCGCAACTGCAATTCTGAATATAATTGCGTAAAATGGGCACAGAACTCGAGAGGACATCGCCGATCCGTTCAGTAAGAACAGGTGGTGAATCGGGTCATGCAGCGTATTGGAAAGGGTGTCCAATTTATAAGAAATATGTTGCTGCAAGCCAGAGGCGTTCTGCCAAGGCTGAGGAGGTGAAAAATATTGCCGTCAACAATGTGAAGAGAGTGGTCGACAAGACAGAATAGCAACCCATTTTTTGCAGAAgagtttttttaaactttcaacTTACTTCCTTGAGCCTCAAGAACTAACATTGGAGCAGGAAATCAATGTATTTTTCAGCGAATTTCCATCTATGTCAAAGCCAGATGCAAAACTTGAGTTTTTGCGTCTTCTAAACAAAGTTAAGAGCCAATATGGTTATGGACCGTAAATGGTTACTTTGGTACTTTCAACGTGCATTCTCTGGTAGTCAAAAGTAGACAAATAGAGCTGGGCAAAACTCTCTTACACAACAACATTGATATAGGCTTCATTCAAGAATGTCTTTTGCGGAGAAATAAAAGAATTAAAATTCAtggatataattttttatacgaCTATTCTGATATTGGAGTTGCTATTATCATCAAagaattcaattgaaatatcaaaaaataagtCTCTTTGATGTAGGGATTTATACGTCATTAGCCCAAATCGAGGGCAATACTAATAATTCTGTAAAAAAGTATCTGGTGGGGTCCATTTATATTCCTTGCAATTACACAGCTCAGAGATTGAAATCTGATTTAGATAAGTTGCTTCATTTGTGTAATGACTTGACGGATTCATTCTCGGAGGAGACCTGAATTTGAAAAGCCAATCTTGGGGAGACTGAACGGAAAACGTAAATGGAAAAACTCTATTGAGTTGTCTTAACGAAAATACattggatattgtccggctttgcGATGATTTCTCGTCATATCCAAACGGCCCATCGTTCCTCGGCCATTAACTTCTCAGCTCAAATCTGATTGACAATTGTCTCCAAAACGTTGAGATTTCCTCGCTGCCATCATTCTCGGATCACTTcgctttaaaaatgaaaatttatattGAGTGCTCAGGAATAATTATGAATCTACCGCATGCCTTCACTTCATATAAAAGTACTGACTGGAACAGCTTTAGAAGCATCCTTGACACCGAATCTGAGAGGTTAATGCCTCCATCAAACTGCAACTTGTCCAACAATGAGCTGGATTCATTTATTGAGGATTTTAATCTGGTCTTTGGGACAATCTATGACTCTCATTCTCAAAAGATTCATGCCAATGAACATAAATTCCGGCTCTccgaaaaggcaaaaaaaaacttttaaatgcAAACGTCAATGGCAAAAGAATCTGAAAAGAATATTTCATAGAGATAGAAATAGAGTTTTATCTAAA from the Stomoxys calcitrans chromosome 1, idStoCalc2.1, whole genome shotgun sequence genome contains:
- the LOC106094584 gene encoding inositol monophosphatase 1, encoding MAETLDLDKCFEVISNLVDKAGAIIARRNETRQDFVCKQGDIDLVTETDQEVEILLMNGIKEQFPDHKFIGEEESSAEGAPKKLTDSPTWIIDPVDGTMNFVHAFPHSCISVGLVVNKITELGIIYNPMLQQRFTARRGQGACYNGKAIKVSGQTELAKALITSEFGTTRDPEKMQVVKENFEKMAAQAHGIRVLGSAALNMSMVALGAADVNYEFGIHAWDVCAGDLIVREAGGVVIDPAGGDFDMMSRRVLAASSLELAKQVAKTLTQFYPKPRDD